In Synechococcus sp. KORDI-52, one genomic interval encodes:
- a CDS encoding MFS transporter, translating to MLAYGLGDAGTGLAATQLGFYLFPFFTCAAGLPAIVAGSLLTVIKVWDALNDPLIGWLSDHTHSRWGPRLPWMLTAALPLGISLAAMWWVPPGDTWQRTGYYVLMAILLMSAYTSVNLPYAALSTELTPDTAIRTRLNAARFTGSILAGLSGLIVASVVLSDGGGGYLAMGRITGSIAAAATLLCCWGLAPYAKQAQRPVPNREAPMQQLKRVLANPRFRQVLGLYLLLWFGLQLMQVVALIWLVQVVHVPTNLSTWILLPFQISALLGLQLWSTLSNRNGRVATLRWGAGLWITACLLSMVFPPLPSDPGLLQLLPLVGLIALVGVGAATAYLIPWSLLPDAIDADPSKPAGLYTAWMVFAQKLIIGLTMSVFGSLLSLTGYISAKDGNCSGALSFIEQPDSALLAIRICMGLLPAIFVLLGLAVMRGWPDRGAHLQKVAG from the coding sequence ATGCTTGCCTACGGCCTGGGGGATGCCGGGACCGGGCTTGCCGCAACCCAGCTGGGCTTTTACCTCTTTCCCTTTTTCACCTGCGCCGCAGGCCTGCCGGCCATCGTCGCCGGCTCCCTGCTCACGGTGATCAAAGTCTGGGACGCGCTGAATGACCCGCTGATCGGCTGGCTCAGCGATCACACCCACAGCCGCTGGGGTCCCCGCCTGCCCTGGATGCTGACCGCAGCCCTGCCATTGGGCATCAGCCTGGCGGCGATGTGGTGGGTCCCCCCGGGGGACACCTGGCAACGCACGGGGTACTACGTGCTGATGGCAATCCTGCTCATGAGCGCCTACACCAGCGTCAATCTGCCCTACGCCGCCCTCAGCACCGAACTGACGCCGGACACCGCCATTCGCACCCGACTTAATGCAGCGCGGTTCACGGGATCGATTCTTGCGGGCCTGAGCGGCCTGATCGTGGCCTCCGTGGTGCTGAGCGATGGAGGCGGAGGGTATCTGGCCATGGGCCGGATCACGGGCAGCATCGCCGCCGCCGCCACGCTTCTCTGCTGTTGGGGCCTAGCCCCCTATGCCAAGCAGGCCCAGCGCCCTGTCCCCAACAGAGAGGCGCCCATGCAGCAATTGAAACGGGTGCTGGCCAACCCGCGCTTCCGACAGGTGCTGGGGCTGTATCTGCTGCTCTGGTTCGGCCTGCAACTGATGCAGGTGGTGGCCCTGATCTGGCTGGTGCAGGTGGTACATGTGCCAACCAACCTGTCCACCTGGATCCTCCTGCCCTTCCAGATCTCCGCACTGCTGGGCCTTCAGCTCTGGAGCACCCTCAGCAACCGCAATGGCCGCGTCGCCACGCTGCGCTGGGGCGCGGGGCTGTGGATCACGGCCTGCCTTCTTTCAATGGTGTTCCCTCCCCTCCCCTCCGACCCCGGCCTGTTGCAACTTCTGCCGCTGGTGGGATTGATTGCTCTGGTGGGGGTGGGTGCCGCCACCGCTTACCTGATTCCTTGGTCGCTTCTGCCCGACGCGATCGACGCCGATCCCAGCAAACCTGCCGGGCTTTACACCGCCTGGATGGTGTTCGCCCAAAAGCTGATTATCGGCCTGACCATGTCGGTGTTCGGCAGTCTTCTCTCTCTCACGGGGTACATCTCTGCCAAGGACGGAAACTGCAGCGGCGCGTTGAGTTTCATCGAGCAACCGGATTCAGCCCTGCTGGCGATCCGCATCTGCATGGGTCTGCTGCCGGCCATTTTTGTGCTTTTGGGCCTTGCAGTGATGCGAGGCTGGCCCGACCGTGGAGCTCACCTGCAGAAGGTTGCCGGATGA
- a CDS encoding glycogen-debranching protein: MPEQALSGIHPGSPWPLGSSLTSRGVNFVLAAPGAARIELLLYSNGNDRSPTRVIELDGRRHRSGNYWHVEVEGLREGSCYGYRVFGPLAPGGHGFRPSKVLLDPAARAISGWDVYDRVLATGPSPNAHACLKAVVCERDLFDFQAHPRPRHSWQRTVIYELHVGGFTRREDAGVAVEHRGTYLGLIEKLPYLKDLGITAVELLPVFCFDPADAPPGRDNVWGYSPLSWFTPHHGYCSSGDPLQARHEVRQLVAACHDAGIEVLLDVVYNHTTEGNRHGPTLSWRGCADDVYYHQNDVGDYQDVSGCGNSIAANAPISTQLILESMRCWALELGVDGFRFDLGIALSRGDQLKPLNDPPLFTAMEADPQLSDLKLVSEPWDCGGLYRLEDFPAERIGTWNGHFRDGVRRFWKGDDHSTWTLAQRFKGSPDLYDGKPVALGRSVNFITAHDGFTLADLVSYNRKHNLANGEDNRDGENHNNSWNHGIEGPSSNPLIHTLRQRQQRNLLCSLLLARGVPMLLMGDEVGRSQGGNNNSWCQNSPLGWMVWDEDHCDMELKQFLQRLLRLRQALPQLFNPLVPPRESNRKATQQQSDLWRQWHGVSLAKPDWAAWSRTTATSLHSGSRGALLWMGFNAYKESLSFELPIPASPWKRVIDTSLPSPKDFPTEPASFSGVEIPLQSRSLVLLLAEEETTGLPL, encoded by the coding sequence ATGCCCGAGCAGGCCTTGAGTGGCATTCACCCCGGTTCCCCCTGGCCCCTCGGCAGCAGCCTCACCAGTCGCGGCGTGAACTTTGTGCTGGCAGCGCCCGGGGCCGCCAGGATTGAACTGTTGCTCTACAGCAACGGCAACGATCGGAGTCCGACACGGGTGATCGAACTGGATGGTCGACGTCACCGCTCGGGCAACTACTGGCACGTTGAGGTGGAGGGTCTCAGGGAAGGATCCTGTTACGGCTACCGCGTCTTCGGCCCGTTGGCTCCCGGGGGTCACGGCTTCCGCCCCTCCAAGGTGCTGTTGGACCCAGCCGCGCGCGCCATCAGCGGCTGGGACGTCTACGACCGGGTGCTGGCCACCGGCCCCTCACCCAACGCCCATGCCTGCCTCAAGGCGGTGGTGTGCGAACGGGATCTGTTCGATTTCCAGGCCCATCCCAGGCCGCGCCACAGCTGGCAACGCACGGTGATCTACGAGCTGCACGTTGGGGGCTTCACCCGCCGTGAGGATGCAGGGGTCGCCGTGGAACACCGCGGCACCTACCTGGGCTTGATCGAGAAGTTGCCCTACCTCAAGGATTTGGGCATCACAGCTGTAGAGCTGTTGCCAGTGTTCTGCTTCGACCCGGCCGATGCCCCCCCGGGGCGCGACAACGTGTGGGGCTACAGCCCCTTGAGCTGGTTCACACCGCACCACGGCTACTGCAGCAGTGGCGATCCGCTGCAGGCCCGCCATGAGGTGCGCCAACTGGTGGCCGCCTGCCATGACGCCGGCATCGAAGTGCTGCTGGATGTGGTCTACAACCACACCACCGAGGGCAACCGGCATGGCCCCACCCTGAGCTGGCGCGGCTGTGCCGATGACGTCTACTACCACCAGAACGACGTTGGCGACTATCAGGATGTGAGTGGCTGTGGCAACTCGATCGCCGCCAATGCACCGATCAGCACCCAGCTGATCCTTGAGTCCATGCGCTGCTGGGCCCTGGAACTGGGGGTGGATGGCTTCCGCTTCGACCTGGGCATCGCCCTGAGCCGCGGCGACCAGCTCAAGCCCCTCAATGATCCGCCCCTGTTCACAGCGATGGAGGCCGACCCGCAGTTGAGCGACCTCAAATTGGTGAGCGAACCGTGGGACTGCGGCGGTCTGTATCGCCTGGAGGATTTCCCCGCCGAGCGGATCGGCACCTGGAACGGCCATTTCCGCGATGGGGTGCGGCGGTTCTGGAAAGGGGACGACCACAGCACCTGGACGCTGGCCCAACGGTTCAAAGGCAGCCCCGATCTCTATGACGGCAAGCCCGTGGCCCTGGGGCGTTCGGTGAACTTCATCACCGCCCACGACGGCTTCACCCTGGCGGATCTGGTGAGCTACAACCGCAAGCACAACCTGGCCAACGGTGAAGACAACCGCGACGGCGAAAACCACAACAACAGCTGGAACCACGGCATCGAAGGCCCCAGCAGCAATCCCCTGATACATACCCTTCGGCAGCGACAGCAACGCAACCTGCTCTGCTCGCTCCTGCTGGCCCGTGGCGTGCCGATGCTGCTGATGGGCGATGAAGTGGGCCGCAGCCAGGGAGGTAACAACAACAGCTGGTGCCAGAACAGCCCACTCGGTTGGATGGTCTGGGATGAAGACCACTGCGACATGGAGCTCAAGCAGTTCCTGCAGCGGCTGCTGCGTCTGCGCCAGGCCCTGCCACAGCTGTTCAATCCGCTGGTGCCGCCGCGCGAAAGCAACCGCAAAGCAACGCAGCAGCAGAGCGATCTCTGGCGTCAATGGCACGGGGTGAGCCTGGCCAAACCCGATTGGGCGGCCTGGAGCCGTACCACAGCCACGAGCCTCCACAGCGGCAGCCGCGGTGCCCTGCTGTGGATGGGCTTCAACGCCTACAAGGAGAGCCTCAGTTTTGAATTGCCGATTCCCGCCTCCCCTTGGAAGCGAGTGATCGACACCTCATTGCCCAGCCCCAAGGATTTCCCCACGGAGCCGGCCAGTTTCAGCGGCGTGGAGATCCCCCTGCAGAGCCGGAGCCTGGTGCTACTGCTTGCCGAGGAGGAGACGACTGGCCTTCCGTTGTGA
- a CDS encoding MBL fold metallo-hydrolase encodes MTTTLEAGRPPQQLRDDLWLFPPNRDSQGGSSWWLDVDPEPVLVDCPPLTEASLNALCQLAGTRRPRILLTSREGHGRLRRLQERLGWPVLVQEQEAYLLPNVQPLETFAEEHTTTSGVQLLWTPGPTPGSCVVFAPAPNELLFCGRLLTPWAPGQLAPMRHARTFHWPRQLNSLAKLRGWIPPDASPQLLSGAALGALRGERLVPFQGWSEAAQNG; translated from the coding sequence ATGACCACCACACTTGAGGCCGGTCGGCCACCGCAGCAGCTGCGTGACGACCTCTGGTTGTTTCCACCCAACCGCGACAGCCAGGGCGGCAGTTCCTGGTGGTTGGATGTGGATCCGGAGCCGGTGCTTGTGGACTGTCCGCCGTTGACGGAGGCCAGCCTCAACGCCCTGTGCCAGCTAGCGGGAACGCGCCGTCCCAGAATCCTGCTCACCAGTCGTGAAGGGCATGGGCGCCTGCGTCGCCTCCAGGAGCGCCTGGGATGGCCGGTCCTGGTGCAGGAACAGGAGGCCTACTTGCTGCCCAATGTTCAGCCGTTGGAGACCTTTGCTGAAGAGCACACCACCACCAGTGGTGTGCAGCTGTTGTGGACGCCGGGGCCAACGCCAGGAAGCTGTGTGGTGTTCGCGCCGGCACCAAATGAGCTGTTGTTCTGCGGGCGTTTGCTGACGCCATGGGCTCCAGGTCAGCTCGCACCCATGCGCCATGCCCGCACCTTTCACTGGCCCAGACAGCTGAACAGTCTGGCCAAACTCAGAGGATGGATCCCCCCAGATGCCAGTCCACAGCTGCTATCTGGGGCTGCGCTTGGAGCACTGCGTGGGGAGAGGCTTGTGCCTTTCCAAGGGTGGAGTGAAGCGGCTCAGAACGGCTAA
- a CDS encoding HU family DNA-binding protein: MNKADLVNLVAARTELTKTDVSMVVDAAIDTIIDSVVEGKKVSILGFGSFEPRERSARQGLNPKTGEKIAIPAKRVPAFTAGKMFKDRVQG; the protein is encoded by the coding sequence ATGAACAAAGCTGATCTGGTGAATCTGGTTGCTGCTCGCACCGAGCTCACCAAGACCGACGTTTCCATGGTTGTTGACGCCGCCATCGACACCATCATCGACTCCGTCGTGGAAGGCAAGAAGGTGTCCATCCTGGGTTTCGGTTCTTTTGAACCACGTGAACGCTCCGCTCGTCAGGGTCTGAACCCCAAGACCGGCGAGAAGATCGCGATTCCCGCCAAGCGCGTTCCCGCCTTCACTGCCGGCAAGATGTTCAAAGACCGCGTTCAGGGCTGA
- the gluQRS gene encoding tRNA glutamyl-Q(34) synthetase GluQRS, whose translation MAVPEHLQQHLTAGRVLAAAYGYRDRFAPSPTGVLHLGNLQTALLSWLAARQAGGGWMLRIDDLDTPRNRAGAIEAIQRDLIWLGLHWDGPPVLQSERRGTYHSWLSWLRRSGRLFACRCSRRELAGQPIYPGVCRQARHSWGMQQQRLPSWRLRVADDDPHGSGDVVLRRADGFIAYQLATVIDDISFGITDVVRGADLREALPAQHSLFAALGEDPPRFRHGPLLRDARGRKLSKREASAGLEPLRAAGMDAPAVIGCLASGLQLVPPDARLSATELLDDLTHKDITALIS comes from the coding sequence ATGGCTGTTCCGGAGCATCTGCAGCAGCATCTGACGGCGGGTCGGGTCCTGGCTGCCGCCTATGGCTACCGGGACCGTTTCGCCCCGTCGCCCACGGGGGTGCTCCATCTGGGCAACCTGCAGACCGCCCTGCTCTCTTGGCTGGCGGCTCGGCAAGCCGGTGGTGGCTGGATGTTGCGCATCGACGACCTCGATACACCACGCAATCGTGCTGGGGCAATCGAGGCGATCCAACGCGATCTGATCTGGCTGGGTCTGCATTGGGATGGCCCCCCCGTGTTGCAGAGCGAACGACGTGGCACTTATCACTCTTGGTTGTCCTGGTTACGCCGTTCCGGTCGGCTTTTCGCCTGTCGCTGCTCCCGGCGGGAGCTGGCCGGTCAACCGATTTATCCTGGCGTCTGTCGGCAGGCTCGCCACTCCTGGGGCATGCAGCAGCAGCGGCTCCCCAGTTGGCGCTTGCGGGTTGCCGATGACGACCCCCACGGCAGTGGCGATGTGGTTCTTCGCAGGGCCGATGGGTTCATCGCTTATCAGCTCGCCACGGTGATCGACGACATCAGTTTCGGCATCACCGATGTTGTGCGTGGCGCCGATCTGCGCGAAGCGTTGCCGGCTCAGCACAGCCTGTTCGCGGCCCTTGGGGAAGATCCGCCCAGGTTTCGGCATGGGCCGCTGTTGCGCGATGCCCGTGGCCGGAAACTCTCCAAACGTGAGGCCAGTGCAGGCCTCGAACCACTCCGTGCCGCAGGGATGGATGCGCCCGCGGTGATCGGATGCCTGGCTTCAGGTCTCCAGCTGGTGCCACCCGATGCACGACTCAGTGCAACAGAATTGCTTGACGACTTGACGCATAAAGACATCACTGCATTGATTTCTTAA
- a CDS encoding succinate dehydrogenase/fumarate reductase iron-sulfur subunit: MKLTLRIWRQSSADQPGSYQSHQLENVSPDLSLLEALDQLNEQLISSGERPVSFEHDCREGICGSCGFLVNGQAHGPRAATSVCQLYLREFNDGAVLTLDPWRAKAFPPIQDLMVDRSAFDRLIAAGGYCSTGTGQAPDGNALPVGREQATSAFSTATCIGCGACVASCRNASASLFVAAKLAHLGQLPQGQPERARRADTMQRQMEAEGFGSCSSNLECEAVCPQEISADWISWMHRESRS, encoded by the coding sequence ATGAAACTCACCCTCCGCATCTGGCGCCAGAGCAGCGCCGATCAACCTGGTAGTTACCAGAGCCATCAGCTGGAGAACGTCTCCCCCGACCTCTCTCTGCTGGAGGCCCTCGATCAGCTCAACGAACAACTGATCAGCTCCGGAGAACGTCCGGTGAGCTTCGAGCACGACTGCCGCGAAGGCATCTGCGGCAGCTGCGGCTTCCTGGTGAACGGCCAGGCCCATGGACCGCGGGCCGCCACCTCCGTATGCCAGCTCTACCTGCGGGAGTTCAACGATGGTGCGGTGCTGACCCTGGATCCATGGCGAGCCAAGGCCTTTCCTCCGATCCAGGATCTGATGGTGGACCGCTCCGCCTTTGACCGGCTGATCGCCGCCGGCGGCTACTGCTCAACGGGCACCGGACAGGCACCGGATGGCAACGCCCTGCCCGTGGGCCGGGAGCAGGCCACCAGCGCCTTCAGCACGGCAACCTGCATCGGTTGTGGCGCCTGCGTCGCCAGTTGCCGCAATGCCTCAGCAAGCCTGTTCGTGGCCGCAAAACTGGCGCACCTGGGGCAACTACCGCAAGGACAACCGGAACGGGCCCGCCGCGCCGACACCATGCAACGCCAGATGGAGGCAGAGGGCTTTGGCAGCTGCAGCAGCAACCTCGAATGCGAGGCGGTCTGTCCGCAGGAGATTTCAGCGGACTGGATCAGCTGGATGCACCGAGAAAGCAGAAGCTGA